A window from Garra rufa chromosome 14, GarRuf1.0, whole genome shotgun sequence encodes these proteins:
- the LOC141284678 gene encoding chymotrypsin B-like, protein MIWIISFLALVASTLGCGVRSFTVRYPAHDAVKRSISVAEDLPNQQQKYLSKHQQQYLPENLQKQPPIHGGVSVNIDNVWPWQVSIQTSTGEHGCGGTLISKNWILTAAHCLDQSGNYSVVLGQYDRLNDKNIQVMEIAKVITHPRYNTQLELNNDIALLKLSSPVQMTSQVSPICLPSSFTFRPGTRCVTTGWGATESVSNPRFLQEATVPIVSQAQCRRVWGRNSITDAIICAGASGASSCNGDSGGPLMCKSSRLWYQVGIVSWGHEECFTDRPVVYTRVSYFQKWITETIRLN, encoded by the exons GATGCGGGGTACGTTCATTTACGGTGCGTTACCCAGCCCATGACGCGGTCAAAAGATCTATAAGTGTTGCTGAGGATCTGCCAAACCAACAGCAAAAATATCTGTCAAAACATCAGCAACAATATCTGCCAGAAAATCTGCAAAAACAACCCCCAATTCATGGGGGAGTTTCTGTAAATATTGATAATGTATGGCCCTGGCAGGTCTCCATCCAG ACATCAACAGGTGAACACGGCTGTGGTGGTACGCTGATCAGCAAAAACTGGATCCTCACTGCTGCCCACTGTTTGGATCA GTCTGGAAATTACAGTGTGGTCCTTGGACAGTATGACCGTTTGAATGATAAAAATATTCAAGTCATGGAAATTGCCAAG GTCATCACCCATCCTAGGTACAACACACAACTCGAACTCAACAATGATATTGCACTACTGAAACTGTCCAGTCCAGTACAGATGACGTCCCAAGTCTCTCCTATATGTCTGCCTAGCTCCTTCACCTTCCGCCCTGGGACTCGTTGTGTCACCACTGGCTGGGGAGCAACTGAATCTGTCT CGAATCCTCGATTCCTGCAGGAGGCCACTGTGCCGATAGTGAGTCAGGCCCAGTGTAGGCGGGTTTGGGGTAGGAACAGCATCACAGACGCCATAATCTGTGCTGGAGCTTCTGGAGCCTCGTCTTGCAAT GGTGATTCTGGTGGTCCTCTGATGTGTAAGAGTTCACGTCTTTGGTACCAAGTGGGCATCGTTTCCTGGGGCCACGAAGAATGCTTCACTGACCGTCCAGTCGTCTACACCCGTGTCTCCTACTTTCAAAAATGGATCACTGAAACCATTAGATTAAACTAG